One Syntrophaceae bacterium DNA window includes the following coding sequences:
- a CDS encoding alpha-ketoacid dehydrogenase subunit beta has translation MKDIRYIFAIKEAMEEEMERDERVFLIGEDVGLAGGSFGASRDLFKKFGPRRVVDTPISEAGLTSMAAGAASCGLRPIVEIMFMDFVTCAMDSIVNQIAKMRYMFGNQYTMPIVVRMPEGAGLNAGPQHSQCLEAWFAHVPGLKVVMAANPYDVKGLLKSAIRDDNPVIFIENKTLHAMKGQVPEGPDHLIPLGRADVKRQGSDVTVVAVSRLVNEALRAAADLEKDGVSVEVIDLMTVQPWDKEAVFNSVGKTHRLVIAHEAVKSFGIGAEVAATVAEEILDELDAPIVRVGAPFVPIHYSLEKAYVPGAEDVKKAVRATLQRA, from the coding sequence ATGAAAGACATTCGATATATCTTCGCCATCAAGGAAGCCATGGAGGAGGAAATGGAGCGCGACGAGCGCGTCTTCCTCATCGGCGAGGACGTGGGTCTGGCCGGCGGATCCTTCGGCGCGAGCCGGGACCTCTTCAAAAAATTCGGCCCCCGGCGTGTCGTCGACACCCCCATCAGCGAGGCCGGCCTGACCTCGATGGCGGCCGGCGCCGCCTCCTGCGGCCTTCGGCCCATCGTGGAGATCATGTTCATGGATTTCGTCACCTGTGCCATGGACAGCATCGTCAACCAGATCGCCAAGATGCGCTACATGTTCGGCAACCAGTACACGATGCCCATCGTCGTGCGGATGCCCGAGGGCGCGGGCCTCAATGCGGGCCCCCAGCACTCGCAGTGCCTCGAAGCCTGGTTCGCCCACGTGCCGGGGCTCAAGGTCGTCATGGCCGCCAACCCCTATGACGTCAAGGGCCTCCTGAAGTCGGCCATCCGAGATGACAACCCCGTCATCTTCATTGAGAACAAGACCCTGCACGCCATGAAGGGCCAGGTCCCCGAGGGGCCGGATCACCTGATCCCCCTGGGCAGGGCCGACGTGAAGCGGCAGGGAAGCGATGTGACCGTCGTCGCCGTCTCGCGCCTCGTCAACGAGGCGCTCCGCGCGGCGGCCGATCTCGAAAAGGACGGTGTCAGTGTGGAGGTCATCGACCTGATGACGGTCCAGCCCTGGGACAAGGAAGCAGTGTTCAACTCCGTCGGCAAGACTCATCGGCTCGTGATCGCCCACGAGGCCGTGAAGTCCTTCGGCATTGGCGCCGAGGTGGCCGCAACGGTGGCCGAGGAGATCCTGGACGAGCTCGATGCCCCCATCGTGCGGGTCGGCGCCCCATTCGTCCCCATCCATTACAGCCTCGAAAAAGCCTACGTGCCCGGTGCCGAGGACGTCAAGAAGGCCGTCCGCGCCACCCTGCAGCGCGCGTGA
- a CDS encoding 2,3-butanediol dehydrogenase, whose product MKAAVWHKKEDIRIENVPDPKAGPGQVKVRIKTCGICGSDLHEFKSGPFIIPAKPHPLTGKANGPIILGHEFSAEVVEVGEGVRSVKPGDRVTVNPLIYCGKCHYCRTGQYVMCTKLGTAGFAWDGAFAELGVFPEYGVLKIPDSVSDDAGAFVEPLAVAVHAVKRARLKIGASVAVVGAGPIGLLVMQAARAAGAGKVFVIEPLKGRRELAARTGATAVFDPTQGDTGKAIGDLTDGLRADWAFDCVGNQASFDTAVKVTGRRAVICIVGLALKPIEVPFIRLWGHEKEIVFSSGYEDEFPAAIEYLADGRVKVEPLITARIKVDDLVDKGIKELIEHGSDHVKILVYPK is encoded by the coding sequence ATGAAGGCAGCCGTCTGGCACAAGAAAGAAGACATCCGGATTGAGAACGTCCCGGATCCCAAGGCTGGGCCGGGACAGGTGAAAGTCAGGATCAAGACCTGCGGGATCTGCGGCTCGGACCTGCACGAGTTCAAGAGCGGACCCTTCATCATCCCCGCCAAGCCCCATCCCTTAACAGGTAAGGCAAACGGCCCCATCATCCTGGGCCACGAGTTCTCCGCCGAGGTGGTCGAGGTCGGCGAAGGCGTTAGGAGCGTTAAGCCCGGGGACCGCGTGACCGTCAACCCCCTCATTTACTGCGGCAAGTGCCACTACTGCAGGACCGGTCAATACGTCATGTGCACCAAGCTGGGAACGGCGGGCTTTGCCTGGGACGGCGCCTTCGCCGAGCTCGGAGTGTTCCCGGAGTACGGCGTCCTGAAAATCCCTGACAGCGTGAGCGACGACGCGGGTGCTTTCGTGGAGCCCCTGGCCGTGGCCGTCCACGCCGTCAAGCGCGCCCGCCTGAAAATCGGCGCCTCCGTGGCCGTCGTGGGCGCGGGGCCCATAGGTCTTTTGGTCATGCAGGCGGCCCGAGCCGCCGGCGCCGGCAAGGTCTTCGTCATCGAGCCCCTCAAAGGCCGCCGCGAATTGGCCGCCAGGACGGGGGCCACGGCCGTTTTCGACCCGACGCAGGGCGACACCGGCAAGGCGATCGGCGACCTCACCGACGGGCTAAGGGCCGACTGGGCCTTCGACTGCGTCGGCAACCAGGCCTCCTTCGACACGGCCGTGAAGGTCACGGGACGAAGGGCGGTGATCTGCATTGTCGGCCTTGCCCTGAAGCCCATTGAGGTCCCCTTCATCCGCCTTTGGGGTCACGAGAAAGAGATCGTCTTCTCGAGCGGCTATGAGGACGAATTTCCGGCGGCGATCGAGTACCTCGCCGACGGCCGGGTCAAAGTGGAACCGCTCATCACGGCCCGCATCAAGGTCGACGATCTCGTTGACAAGGGGATCAAGGAACTCATCGAGCACGGCAGCGATCACGTGAAAATCCTCGTCTACCCTAAGTGA
- a CDS encoding glucose 1-dehydrogenase — MNFPYFDLTGKVAIITGGATGIGRGIAEGLADAGATIVLCARRKEVLEQACKEIKDRTGVKTLAVPLDITKTDQIKAATESVMKEFGRIDILVNNAGVGGSEKPIVNLKKPEREMTEADWDQTVATDLRGIFVLTQAVAKKMIEKGEGGKVINVSSITAIIGMANMAAYCSSKAAVVQLTRVMALEWVRYNIQVNAILPGYFETPMNTHFFATDVGKEIIKRNIPQNRLGQMDDMRGLAVYLASPASNFMTGSAIVIDGGQTSW, encoded by the coding sequence ATGAATTTTCCCTATTTCGATCTGACAGGCAAAGTGGCCATCATCACCGGCGGCGCCACAGGCATCGGCAGGGGAATCGCCGAGGGGTTGGCCGATGCGGGCGCGACGATCGTCCTGTGCGCCCGGCGGAAGGAAGTCCTTGAACAGGCCTGCAAAGAGATCAAGGACCGGACAGGCGTGAAAACCCTCGCCGTGCCCCTCGACATTACGAAGACCGATCAGATCAAGGCTGCCACGGAGAGCGTGATGAAGGAATTCGGCCGCATCGACATCCTCGTGAACAACGCCGGCGTGGGCGGCAGCGAAAAGCCCATCGTCAACCTCAAGAAGCCCGAGAGGGAAATGACCGAGGCGGACTGGGACCAAACGGTCGCCACGGACCTGCGGGGCATCTTTGTCCTCACCCAGGCCGTCGCCAAGAAGATGATCGAGAAGGGCGAGGGAGGCAAGGTCATCAACGTCTCCTCCATCACGGCGATCATCGGCATGGCGAACATGGCCGCCTACTGCTCCAGCAAGGCCGCCGTCGTGCAGCTCACCCGGGTCATGGCCCTGGAGTGGGTCCGCTACAACATCCAGGTCAACGCCATCCTGCCCGGCTACTTCGAGACGCCCATGAACACGCACTTCTTCGCGACCGACGTGGGCAAGGAAATCATCAAGCGCAACATCCCCCAGAACCGCCTGGGCCAGATGGACGACATGAGGGGCCTAGCCGTATACCTCGCCTCGCCGGCATCGAATTTCATGACGGGCTCCGCGATCGTCATCGACGGCGGGCAGACGAGCTGGTAG
- a CDS encoding crotonase, which yields MKDYKTIILEKNEEGIGILTLNRPEVFNAISEELTGEMLDALRVVNADADIKVLIITGAGKGFQAGADIRELNRMGIVEILRWNEGFLRVNANVEKLRQPVIAAINGLALGGGLELALACSIRIAAEGAKLGLPEVKLGIIPGTGGTQRLPRIIGKGRAYEMLLTGDPIDAAEAYRMGLVNKVVPKGEALKAAEEMARRIIANGPFAVEMCKDAVEIGMECPLEQAVQYSQKNCIACFGTEDMKEGTTAFLEKRKANFRGR from the coding sequence ATCAAGGATTACAAGACCATCATCCTGGAAAAAAACGAAGAGGGCATCGGCATCCTGACGCTGAACCGCCCCGAGGTCTTCAACGCCATCAGCGAGGAACTGACCGGCGAGATGCTGGACGCCCTGCGTGTCGTCAACGCTGATGCGGACATCAAGGTTCTTATCATCACGGGGGCCGGCAAGGGGTTCCAGGCCGGCGCCGATATCCGGGAGCTCAACCGGATGGGAATCGTGGAGATCCTTCGGTGGAACGAGGGGTTTCTGCGGGTCAACGCCAACGTGGAGAAGCTGCGGCAGCCTGTCATCGCCGCCATCAACGGTTTGGCGCTCGGCGGGGGCCTCGAGCTTGCGCTTGCCTGCTCGATCCGCATCGCCGCGGAAGGCGCCAAGCTGGGCCTGCCCGAAGTCAAGCTGGGCATCATCCCGGGCACGGGCGGCACCCAGCGCCTGCCCCGGATCATCGGGAAGGGCCGCGCCTACGAGATGCTGCTTACGGGCGATCCCATCGACGCCGCCGAGGCGTACCGGATGGGGCTCGTGAACAAGGTCGTTCCCAAGGGGGAGGCGCTGAAGGCGGCCGAGGAAATGGCGCGCCGGATCATCGCCAACGGCCCCTTTGCCGTCGAGATGTGCAAGGACGCCGTCGAAATCGGCATGGAGTGCCCCCTGGAGCAGGCCGTCCAGTACTCCCAGAAGAACTGCATCGCATGCTTCGGCACGGAGGACATGAAGGAAGGCACGACGGCCTTCCTCGAGAAGCGCAAGGCAAATTTCAGGGGCAGATAA
- a CDS encoding 2-oxo acid dehydrogenase subunit E2 translates to MPVEIVMPKLGLTMTEGLIVEWKKKEGDPVKKGDILFVLETEKVTYEVEAPEDGTLGKILVMEQETVPVGAVVAYLLKPGEAAAEVVAAPAAAPRAEAASPAPAAAPAAQAVAPPAGGRVKATPLAKKIAKEYGIDLSLVAGTGPGGRVMREDVEKAKAAGVKPPATATEAAAPTTAPSAEDRLVAFTGMRRTIAKKMLQSKIEAAQTYMSNTVDASKIQQYREELLPFVEKKYGVRLTITDLMMKITGAALREHPVINTRWTDKGVLYLSDVHMGMAMALDEGLIVPVIKNINAKSLGQIAQERTALIKKGKTNSFLPDDIKGSTFTLSAMGMFGIEQFTAIINQPENAILGVAAIIDKPVVVKGQIVIRPMMNVNLSYDHRTIDGAEAGKFMQTLKAFIEEPVLILA, encoded by the coding sequence ATGCCTGTTGAAATTGTAATGCCCAAGCTCGGCCTGACCATGACCGAGGGGTTGATTGTGGAATGGAAGAAAAAAGAGGGCGACCCTGTCAAGAAAGGGGATATCCTCTTCGTCCTCGAAACGGAAAAAGTGACGTACGAGGTGGAGGCACCGGAGGACGGCACCCTGGGAAAGATCCTGGTCATGGAACAGGAAACCGTGCCCGTAGGCGCAGTCGTCGCGTACCTTCTCAAACCCGGTGAGGCCGCCGCCGAAGTGGTCGCTGCACCCGCCGCCGCGCCGAGGGCGGAGGCGGCCTCCCCTGCCCCCGCCGCGGCCCCGGCCGCCCAAGCTGTTGCGCCGCCTGCAGGCGGCCGCGTGAAGGCGACGCCGCTGGCGAAAAAGATTGCAAAGGAATACGGAATCGACCTGTCCCTCGTGGCGGGCACGGGACCCGGCGGGCGGGTGATGCGTGAAGACGTGGAGAAGGCCAAGGCAGCGGGTGTCAAGCCCCCCGCTACGGCTACTGAAGCAGCGGCCCCGACGACGGCGCCGTCCGCCGAGGACAGACTCGTCGCCTTCACCGGCATGAGGCGCACCATTGCCAAGAAGATGCTCCAGAGCAAAATCGAGGCGGCCCAGACCTACATGAGTAACACGGTCGATGCCTCGAAAATTCAACAGTACCGCGAGGAGCTGCTGCCTTTTGTGGAGAAGAAATACGGCGTGCGCCTCACCATCACGGACCTCATGATGAAGATCACGGGGGCGGCCCTGCGCGAGCACCCTGTCATCAACACGCGATGGACCGACAAGGGCGTCCTGTACCTGTCCGATGTCCACATGGGGATGGCCATGGCGCTCGACGAGGGGCTCATCGTTCCCGTCATCAAGAACATCAACGCTAAGAGTCTCGGGCAGATCGCTCAGGAGCGCACCGCCTTGATCAAGAAGGGAAAGACGAACAGCTTCCTGCCCGACGACATCAAGGGAAGCACCTTTACGCTTTCGGCGATGGGCATGTTCGGAATCGAGCAGTTCACGGCCATCATCAACCAGCCGGAAAACGCGATCCTGGGCGTCGCGGCCATCATCGACAAGCCTGTCGTGGTGAAGGGCCAGATCGTGATCCGGCCCATGATGAACGTGAATCTCTCCTACGATCACCGGACCATCGACGGGGCGGAGGCGGGGAAGTTCATGCAGACGCTAAAGGCCTTCATCGAGGAGCCGGTCCTGATCCTGGCGTAA
- the lpdA gene encoding dihydrolipoyl dehydrogenase yields the protein MADKTRITIVGGGVGGYPAAIRAARMGAEVTLIEKDALGGTCLNWGCIPTKALLQSAGVIRTMKESDIFGVKCKGYEVDFGAVMARKNTVVAQLTRGVGALLKAKKVKVIQGTATFVDAKTLQIRETGEKVQGDAVLIASGSVPGRIPIEGIDGPDVMDSNQVLAMKALPKSVVVIGGGVIGVEFAQFLVAMGTEVTILEMLPGLVPGVDREIASLLQKQMSAAGVKVVTGAAVKGIVHRKTENVVTYTVGDKTETASAEKVILTVGRKPDFSLLDVDRVGIRHERGAIVVNEFMETSVPGIWAAGDVVGGIMLAHLASAEGECAVRNILGHREAMNYRAVPSCIYTMPEVASVGLTEEKAKERGEIQVGRFPLRGNGKALVLNETEGLVKVISDRKHGEVLGVHIIGPHATDMIAEAVLGMTMEMTAEDLANAIHPHPTVSEAIMEAAMVIAGGAIHMP from the coding sequence ATGGCAGATAAGACCCGAATCACCATTGTTGGCGGCGGTGTGGGCGGCTACCCGGCCGCCATCCGCGCGGCCCGAATGGGCGCCGAGGTGACGCTGATCGAGAAGGACGCCCTCGGCGGCACGTGCCTCAACTGGGGGTGCATCCCCACCAAGGCGCTCCTGCAGTCCGCCGGAGTGATCAGAACGATGAAGGAGTCCGATATATTCGGCGTGAAGTGCAAGGGCTATGAGGTGGACTTCGGCGCCGTCATGGCCCGTAAGAACACGGTCGTGGCCCAGCTCACGCGCGGCGTGGGCGCCCTGCTGAAGGCCAAGAAGGTGAAGGTCATCCAGGGCACGGCGACCTTCGTGGACGCCAAGACACTGCAGATCCGGGAAACAGGCGAGAAGGTCCAGGGCGACGCCGTTCTCATCGCCTCGGGGTCCGTCCCCGGCCGCATCCCCATAGAGGGTATCGACGGCCCCGACGTCATGGACTCCAACCAAGTCCTGGCTATGAAGGCCCTCCCAAAAAGCGTCGTCGTCATCGGCGGCGGTGTCATCGGCGTGGAGTTCGCCCAGTTCCTGGTCGCCATGGGCACCGAGGTAACGATTCTCGAGATGCTCCCCGGGCTCGTCCCCGGAGTGGACAGGGAAATCGCCTCGCTGCTCCAGAAGCAGATGTCGGCAGCCGGCGTCAAGGTGGTGACCGGCGCCGCCGTGAAGGGCATCGTCCACCGGAAGACGGAAAACGTCGTGACGTACACGGTCGGCGACAAGACCGAGACGGCAAGCGCCGAGAAGGTCATCCTCACCGTGGGCCGGAAGCCTGACTTCTCCCTACTCGACGTCGACAGGGTCGGCATCCGGCACGAGCGGGGCGCCATCGTCGTCAACGAATTTATGGAGACCAGCGTCCCCGGCATCTGGGCCGCGGGCGATGTTGTCGGCGGCATCATGCTCGCCCACCTGGCCTCGGCCGAGGGGGAGTGTGCCGTGCGGAACATCCTCGGGCACCGCGAAGCCATGAACTACAGGGCCGTCCCCTCCTGCATCTATACGATGCCCGAGGTGGCCTCTGTGGGGCTCACGGAGGAAAAGGCGAAGGAGCGGGGCGAAATCCAGGTCGGCCGATTCCCACTGCGGGGCAACGGCAAGGCCCTGGTCCTCAACGAAACGGAAGGCCTCGTCAAGGTCATCTCGGACAGGAAGCACGGCGAGGTGCTGGGCGTCCACATCATCGGGCCCCACGCTACGGACATGATTGCCGAGGCCGTCCTGGGGATGACGATGGAAATGACCGCAGAGGACCTGGCCAACGCTATCCACCCGCACCCTACGGTGTCGGAGGCGATCATGGAGGCGGCCATGGTGATCGCAGGCGGCGCCATCCATATGCCATAA
- a CDS encoding acyl-CoA/acyl-ACP dehydrogenase — MDFTYTDDQKMLKEAARRFLAGACPNVEWYLEMDKDEKGFTQELWKGMAELGWMGILFPEEYGGIGGSMLDMVTLMEEMGYAALPGPYFSTVILGGCTILAAGSEAQKQEFLPKIAEGSLRVTLALSEPATTQFNPALITVKAKAEGEAWVINGIKLFVPDANVSDWMVVAARTAGKDTDRDGISLFLVETKAPGVGITLLKTVAGDKQCEVVFDKVKVPKTALLGELGKGFAAIERTLQIAAVAKCAEMLGGSNKVMEMAVAYAKERVQFGKPIGSFQAVQHLCANMKMAIEQSIYITYKAAWMIDQGMPEARKFAAVAKAWVSEAYKKVALIGHQIFGGTGYIVEHAMPIYSRRAKAGEYAFGSPNYHREIVAQELGL, encoded by the coding sequence ATGGACTTTACATATACCGATGACCAGAAAATGCTCAAGGAGGCGGCGCGTAGGTTCCTCGCCGGGGCCTGCCCCAACGTGGAATGGTACCTCGAGATGGACAAGGACGAGAAGGGCTTTACGCAGGAGCTCTGGAAGGGCATGGCGGAGCTGGGCTGGATGGGGATCCTCTTCCCCGAGGAGTACGGCGGCATCGGCGGCAGCATGCTCGACATGGTGACCCTGATGGAAGAAATGGGCTACGCGGCCTTGCCCGGCCCCTATTTCTCCACTGTCATCCTCGGCGGCTGCACGATCCTGGCAGCCGGAAGCGAGGCTCAGAAGCAGGAATTCCTGCCCAAGATCGCCGAGGGGTCCCTGCGGGTGACGCTGGCCCTCTCCGAGCCGGCAACAACCCAGTTCAACCCCGCTCTGATCACCGTGAAGGCCAAGGCCGAGGGTGAAGCCTGGGTAATCAACGGGATCAAGCTCTTCGTGCCCGACGCCAACGTGTCCGACTGGATGGTCGTGGCAGCCCGAACGGCCGGCAAGGACACTGATCGCGACGGCATCTCGCTGTTCCTCGTGGAGACCAAGGCCCCCGGCGTGGGCATCACGCTGCTCAAGACCGTGGCCGGCGACAAGCAGTGCGAAGTGGTCTTTGACAAGGTGAAGGTGCCCAAGACCGCCCTGCTCGGTGAGCTGGGCAAGGGGTTCGCCGCAATCGAGAGGACCCTCCAGATCGCAGCCGTAGCCAAGTGCGCCGAGATGCTGGGCGGCTCGAACAAGGTCATGGAGATGGCCGTCGCCTACGCCAAGGAGCGCGTGCAATTCGGCAAGCCCATCGGAAGCTTTCAGGCCGTGCAGCACCTGTGCGCCAACATGAAGATGGCCATCGAGCAGAGCATCTACATCACCTACAAGGCCGCCTGGATGATCGACCAGGGGATGCCCGAAGCTCGGAAGTTCGCCGCTGTTGCCAAGGCGTGGGTGAGCGAGGCCTACAAGAAAGTCGCTCTCATCGGCCACCAGATCTTCGGCGGGACAGGTTACATCGTCGAGCACGCCATGCCCATTTACTCACGACGGGCCAAGGCCGGCGAATATGCTTTCGGCAGCCCCAACTACCACCGGGAAATCGTGGCCCAGGAGTTGGGCCTGTGA
- a CDS encoding C_GCAxxG_C_C family protein, translated as MDLSKLDKYESREALVEAVRRKAYDYDFNCHGCSQAVVQTFLDVFEDSNAQLFKAASPFAAGMSMTGNNCGALIGGLLILGAVFGRGSMDDGMEGIVEGIRPARKLVKHFQGRFGTVNCRDLTQTDLADPVKADAYFAGGGLERCAAVTGEVAAFVGGLLYDERRKRK; from the coding sequence GTGGATCTCAGCAAGCTCGACAAATACGAAAGCCGTGAGGCACTCGTCGAGGCCGTCCGCCGGAAGGCCTACGATTACGACTTCAACTGCCACGGCTGCTCTCAAGCGGTCGTGCAGACCTTTCTCGACGTCTTCGAAGATTCCAACGCCCAACTGTTCAAGGCCGCAAGCCCCTTTGCCGCTGGTATGTCCATGACGGGCAACAACTGCGGCGCGCTGATCGGGGGACTCCTGATCCTGGGCGCAGTCTTCGGCCGCGGGTCCATGGACGATGGGATGGAGGGAATCGTCGAAGGCATCCGGCCGGCCCGGAAACTGGTGAAGCACTTCCAGGGCCGTTTCGGCACGGTCAACTGCCGCGATTTGACGCAAACCGACTTGGCCGACCCGGTCAAGGCCGATGCCTACTTTGCCGGCGGCGGTCTCGAGCGATGCGCCGCCGTTACGGGCGAGGTGGCCGCCTTCGTGGGCGGGTTGCTGTACGACGAGAGAAGAAAGAGGAAATAG
- a CDS encoding CoA transferase, with the protein MSNLKPGPLKGVTVLDFTWVLAGPHAAKTLADLGANVIKVEQYKTGANERWLPLRVTKNGVTQSSYTINVNRGKRSICVNLKNPKGMEIIHKLIRKSDILLENFAPDVMGKLKLDYESVRKIKPDIIYCSISSFGHWGPYSHKPGYDMIAQGASGWSDQSTPPIIAPVSIGDTTASMHACTAVLAALYHRKMTGQGQNIDISMMDCLFSLHENTLPWYLISSAVGDPVEVPRIGAKHPGYAPYGIYSGKDGYIAIACLTEPRWVPMVKVMGPEFEFLLSDPRAKDVSTRCSTANAPFIHEQVEKWVMSQPSVAEAERKLEEQGVPCIRCRSLKELADSDPQIKAREMMVEMYQPFLGPMRHYGSPLKFSETPAGPRGYAPLLGEHNVEVLTQELGMAEADVKALYGEDVLFHEEAVDRLPEELKKNGK; encoded by the coding sequence ATGAGCAATCTGAAACCGGGTCCGCTCAAGGGAGTAACGGTACTGGACTTCACATGGGTGCTGGCAGGGCCCCATGCGGCGAAGACGCTGGCTGACCTGGGCGCCAACGTCATCAAGGTGGAGCAGTACAAGACCGGTGCCAACGAGCGCTGGCTGCCCCTGCGGGTCACCAAGAACGGCGTCACCCAGAGTTCCTACACGATCAACGTCAACCGCGGTAAGCGCAGCATCTGTGTCAACCTGAAAAACCCCAAGGGGATGGAGATCATCCACAAACTCATCCGGAAGAGCGACATCCTGCTCGAGAACTTCGCCCCCGATGTCATGGGCAAGCTGAAGTTGGACTATGAGTCCGTCAGGAAGATCAAGCCCGACATCATCTACTGTTCGATCTCGTCCTTCGGTCATTGGGGACCCTACAGCCACAAACCGGGATATGACATGATCGCCCAGGGAGCCAGCGGATGGTCCGACCAGAGCACCCCCCCGATCATTGCCCCCGTTTCGATCGGCGACACGACGGCCTCCATGCACGCCTGCACGGCTGTCCTGGCGGCACTCTACCACAGGAAAATGACGGGCCAGGGTCAGAATATCGATATTTCCATGATGGACTGCCTGTTCTCGCTGCACGAGAACACCTTGCCTTGGTACCTGATCAGCTCCGCCGTGGGCGACCCTGTGGAAGTCCCCCGGATCGGTGCCAAGCACCCCGGCTACGCTCCTTACGGCATCTACTCTGGAAAAGACGGATACATTGCCATCGCCTGCCTGACCGAACCCCGCTGGGTTCCGATGGTGAAGGTCATGGGCCCCGAGTTTGAATTTTTGCTCTCCGACCCGAGGGCAAAGGACGTCTCCACGCGCTGCTCGACGGCAAATGCCCCTTTCATCCATGAGCAGGTCGAGAAATGGGTCATGTCGCAACCCTCCGTAGCCGAGGCCGAAAGAAAACTCGAGGAACAGGGCGTTCCCTGCATCCGCTGCCGTAGCCTCAAGGAACTGGCCGACAGCGATCCGCAGATCAAGGCCCGCGAGATGATGGTCGAGATGTACCAGCCCTTCCTGGGTCCCATGCGTCATTACGGCAGTCCCTTGAAATTCTCCGAGACACCCGCAGGCCCCCGAGGCTACGCGCCCCTGCTCGGCGAACACAACGTGGAAGTATTGACACAGGAGTTGGGCATGGCCGAGGCCGACGTGAAAGCCCTTTACGGCGAGGACGTTCTCTTCCACGAAGAGGCCGTCGACAGGCTTCCCGAGGAGCTGAAGAAGAACGGGAAGTGA
- the lipA gene encoding lipoyl synthase, whose translation MNPAKPDWLRKRLPVGAEVQAMEGNLEISRLHTICQEACCPNQGECFSRGVATFLILGKVCTRNCRFCAVDSGTPEPLDAGEPLRLAEEVKRLGLRFVVITSVTRDDLPDGGAGHFARVIETLRRECPGVGIEVLIPDFQGSGAALKTVVDAAPEVLNHNVETVPRLYASVRPQADYRRSISLLREAKALDPALTTKSGLMVGLGETREEVLEVMVDLRSASCDVITIGQYLSPSAAHHPVVEYVKPEIFEKYRRDALRLGFRDAASSPFVRSSYMAEMFYRKCSDR comes from the coding sequence ATGAACCCGGCAAAACCCGATTGGCTCCGCAAGAGGCTTCCTGTGGGGGCTGAAGTGCAGGCAATGGAGGGCAACCTCGAGATCAGCCGCCTGCACACCATCTGCCAGGAGGCGTGCTGTCCCAACCAGGGGGAGTGCTTCTCCCGGGGGGTGGCCACCTTTCTTATTCTCGGCAAGGTCTGCACGCGCAACTGCCGATTCTGCGCCGTCGATTCGGGAACGCCGGAGCCGCTCGATGCCGGCGAACCCCTCCGCCTTGCCGAGGAAGTGAAGCGACTGGGCCTGCGATTCGTCGTGATCACCTCCGTGACGAGGGACGATCTCCCGGACGGGGGCGCCGGGCATTTCGCCCGGGTCATCGAGACCCTGCGACGCGAATGCCCCGGCGTGGGCATCGAGGTCCTGATCCCCGACTTCCAGGGCTCGGGCGCCGCGCTTAAGACTGTTGTCGACGCCGCCCCGGAGGTCCTGAACCACAACGTGGAAACCGTTCCCCGGCTCTACGCATCCGTCCGACCCCAGGCCGACTATCGGCGTTCCATCTCCCTGCTGCGCGAGGCCAAGGCGCTTGACCCAGCGCTCACCACCAAATCGGGACTCATGGTCGGTCTCGGCGAGACGCGCGAGGAGGTCCTCGAGGTGATGGTCGATCTCCGCTCGGCCTCGTGCGACGTAATCACCATCGGGCAGTACCTGAGCCCCTCGGCGGCCCACCATCCCGTCGTGGAGTACGTGAAGCCCGAGATTTTCGAGAAATACCGCCGCGACGCCCTGCGTCTTGGGTTCCGCGACGCCGCCTCGTCGCCCTTCGTGCGGAGTTCCTACATGGCGGAGATGTTCTATCGAAAATGCAGTGATCGGTGA